TACGGGCCTGCATATAGTCTGACCGAAGGCCACGAGAAGTCTGTTGTAGTCCCTCCAGTATTCCTGGGGAACCACCTGCATGAGGGCTTTCTCTGTCTCCTCTGGATTTCTTGTCCTTACCAGACCCCAGCGGTTGCTTATGCGGTGCACATGCACATCCACCGCTATGGCAGGCTTTCCAAAGCCCTCTGAAAGCACTATGTTCGCCACCTTTCTTCCCACTCCCCTGAGCCTGAGAAGGTCCTCCATTGTATCCGGCACTTTTCCACCAAATTCCTCCACAAGCTGTCTTGCAAGCTCCTTAAGATGTTTTGCCTTGTTTCTATAAAAGCCCACGGGATGTATGAGCCTCTGGAGCTCATCCAGATCCATCTTGAGCAGGTCCTGGGGACTCTTTATCCTCTCTAAAAACCTCTTGCAGACTTCTGCTGTTGTTTCATCCCTTGTCCTTGTGGAGAGGAGGGCACAGAGGAGGGCACTGAGGGGGTCCTTTCTTTTCTGGGCTATGAGCTTGACGATAGGGGCGTGCCACCTGGGATATTCTCTTTTCATTATCTGGAGGACTGTTGGAAGGTCTTCCTTTCTCATAAGTTTTTGTATTTTAAGACAGCCTTAGCCTGAATAGAAGCCCGAGGGCCAGAAGATGGAGCAGGATTGAATACAGCACAAGAATCTGTAAGGAAAACTCGTATAGCATACCCATCAGTGCACCACCGAGAAAGGCGGAAAGGCCGTAGAAAAAGTGGAAAAGACCGTAAGCCCTTCCCCTTGCACCTTCAGAAGAGAGCTCTGCAACTGCAGACCTCATTATGGACTCCTGAACGCCGAGGCTTATGCCCCACAAAATTACAGCAATCACAGGCTGGCCTGTAAGGAAGATGAAAATGGGAGAGAAAATTCCCACAGATAGCCCCAGAAGTAGAGAAGTAAAGCCAATCCTGTCGTAGAGAAAACCAAAGAAAAGGGCAGAGAGGGCATCAACTCCCATGGCTAAGGCAAAGAGAAGGGCAACCTCCCAGCCGTTAAAATTTAACCTCTGAGAGAGGTGAAAGCCAATAAGTGGAAACTGTAAAAAGCTCATAGATACAAGACACGAAGCAAGCATGTAAAGGTAAAAATTCTTACTCAGAGAGCCCTTCTGCCACGAGGTCCCTTTGAATTCAGCTCTATCAACCTGTGACCTTCTGGCTATGAGGAGCAAAAGCATGGCAAGCGTTGCCGGCAAGAAGAGAAGGACAAAGGCGCTTCTGTAGCTAAGCCCAAGGAAGAGGACAAGTGCAACACAGACAGGACCCAGAACCGCACCCAGCTGGTCGAGAAACTCATGAAGCCCAAAGCCCCTGCCATGACCCACCACCTGAGTTGCCCTTGAGAGCAGGGCATCCCTTGATGGGGTCCTCAGACCCTTGCCAGCCCTTTCAAGAAAGAGAAGAAGGCTTGCGCTCTGCCAGCTCAACGCAAATCCAAGAAGCGGAACTGCAAAAAGATTCAGAGCGTAGCCCACAAGGGTAAAAGCCCAGTAACTTTTCAGCCTGTCGGAGACAAGACCAGAAAGGAGTCTCACCCAGTATCCCAGTAGCTCAGCAAGTCCAGATACAAGGCTTACCCAGAGGGCGGAGGCACCAAGAAAGGCAAGATACGGACCGATGATGCCTCTTGCCCCCTCGTAGGTAAAGTCGGAAAGAAGGCTCACAAGACCCATGAGAAATATGAACCTGTAAGCCTTCCCCTTATCCCACATCTATGTGCTCTACCTCACACAGAATTCTGACCTCGGGGAGAAAGGAGGCTATGTTTTCCAGAACCTCTAAAAGCCCCCTGTATGTGTCCGGAGTAGCAATAAGATAGACCTCATCGGATGACTTTTCCTTTGTCCGCACTATGGCATACCTGCCAGAGCCATCTACAAGGGATGTAAAAAGCCCTATCTTCTCCTTAGGAACCCTTACCAGAAGCACCCTTGCTTTTACCTCTCTGCTCATGGCTGATTATCTTGGCACCGAACATGTCCTTCACCTTTTCCACAAAGGGTGGAAGACCAGATTCTTCCTGAGCCTTTTCCACCACAAAGTCAATCCTTGGGTTTATTGACCTTATCCTTTGCATGTCCTGCTCGGTAAGGTCCTTCTCCCTTATGTAAAAAACAAGCCTGTCCTCCTTGAACTCATACCTTGACCTTCTGAGCACCTCCATCACAAGGGTATCCAGCTTGCCCTCAAGGGACTTGAGAGGGTCTTCCTGTCTTTCGCTCTGCTCCTGCACTACTGCAGAAGAGCTCTGTGGGCTCTGCAGATACTTCAGAAGCTCTCCCACAGGCATTATGTCCCTTACTATCTGAGTTTTTATGACCGCAAGCTCACAGGCTCTCAGGAAGTCTCTGCTTCTTGCATCAAGCCTTGCAGTGTTTAGCACCTTTTCCACATATAGAAGGGCATTCAGCGGTATGTTCCCCATGCTCCTGTGGAAGTCCTCCACCGCCATAACCTTCTCTGGCTCTTTCAGGCTTTTGTAGAGTATAAGACCTCTGAGCTCCTCCTCAAGAAAATCCCAGAACCTGGGCAGGTTAAAGCCCCTGTGGCTCAGGTCATTGAGAAAGGCAAGGGCGGAATCCACCTCCGAGCTCAGGAGCATTCTCAGAAAATCCCTCACCCTCTCCTGAGATACTATACCAAGAAACTCCTCAAGGACCTCAGAATTTACCCTGCCCTCACCGTAGGTGCTTAGCTGGTCAAGCAGGGAAAGTGCATCTCTCATACCACCGTCGCTTATCTTTGCTATGGTTATCAGAGCCTTTTCCTCACACTGGATATCTTCTCTCTCGCATATACTCTTCAGATACTCTGATATCTCTTCCTCTCTGAGCTTTGAGAATATAAGCCTTTGACACCTTGAGAGGATGGTGGGCATTATCTTCTCATACTCTGTGGTGCACAGCACAAAGATGGTTCTTGGTGGTGGCTCTTCAAGGGTTTTCAGAAGGGCGTTGAAGGCCTCTCTGGTGAGCATGTGGGCTTCATCAAGTATGTAGACCTTGTATTTGCCCCTTATGGGTGCGTATGATACTGCATCCCTTATGGCCCTTATGTCATCTATTCCTCTACTGGAGGCGGCATCTATCTCTATGAGGTCTGGAAAACTTCCTCTGTCTATTGCAAGGCAGTTTTCACATCTTCCACAGGGTTCACCCTCTTCTGGCTGAAGACAGTTTATTGCCCTTGTAAGTATTCTTGCAAGGGTAGTCTTCCCCGTTCCCCTTGGACCTGCAAAGAGATAGGCGTGGGAAAGCTTGCCCAGCCTTACCGCATTCCTGAGAACACGCACTGCCACATCCTGACCTACCACCTCGGAGAAGCGTCTGGGTCTGTATTTTCTTGCAAAAGGGACATACATGCTGTTAAATAGTATAATCCTTCTTGCAAAACTTTCAGCCTTCCCTATCTTTATTCTATAAGAGAGGTGTGAAGCATGTTTGAGAAATTTACGGAAAAGGCAAGACAGATTATCCTCCAGGCAAGGGAGGAAGCTATAGAGCTTGGCCATACATACCTTGGCAGCGAGCACATACTGCTGTCGCTCATAAGGGAAGAGGACCTTCCCTCCCTTGTGCTTACCCGCTTTGGACTGACCCAGGAAAAGGTGCGCAAGGCCATAATGGGTCAGATAACGCGCGGGAGCCATTCAGGCGAGATACTCTTTGCACCAGACGCCAAGAGAGTCCTTGAGTTTGCAGTAGAAGAAGCCCGCATACTCCACCATCAGTTTGTGGGTCCAGAGCACCTTCTCATTGGCATAGTCAGGGAAAAGACAGGGCTTGGAGGAAGGATACTCAGAGGCTTCGGGCTGGATGAATACTCTGTCCGAAGGGAGGTTCTTCAGATACTGGGAGAACTGCCCCCTCAGGAGACCACCAAGTATGCACCCACACCAAACCTTGACAGGTTTTCAAGAGACCTTACCCAGATGGCAAGGGAAGGCAAGCTTGACCCTGTCATAGGAAGGGAAAAGGAGATAGAAAGGGTTATACAGATACTGGTTAGAAGGAGAAAAAACAACCCTGTTCTTCTTGGAGACCCTGGCGTTGGAAAGACTGCCATTGTGGAGGGCCTTGCCCAGAGAATAGCTTACAAGCAGGTGCCAGACCCGCTTCTCAACAAAAGAGTTGTTGCCCTTGACCTTGCAGCCCTCGTGGCTGGAACGAAGTATAGGGGTCAGTTTGAGGAGAGGCTCAAGAACATACTCAAGGAGCTGGAAAAGGCGCCCAACGTGATACTCTTCATTGATGAGATACACACTCTCGTGGGAGCTGGCTCTGCAGAGGGCTCAATAGATGCCAGCAACATGCTAAAGCCAGCCCTTGCAAGAGGTGAAATACAGGTTATAGGTGCTACTACCCTTGACGAATACAGGAAATACATAGAAAAGGATGGCGCTCTGGAAAGAAGGTTCCAGCCTATCATAGTGGACCAGCCCTCTCAGGAAGATACCATAAGGATACTTTACGGTCTTAAATCCAAGTTTGAGGAGTTTCACAATGTGGAATACAAGCCTGAAGCCATAGAAAAGGCTGTGACACTCTCTGAGAGATACATAACAGAGAGAAACCTGCCAGACAAGGCAATAGACGTGATAGATGAGGCAGGTTCTCTTGTAAAGCTCAGAGCATACCAGTTGCCGCCTGATTTAAGGGACATAGAGGAGAAGATAAAGGAGATTGAGGAGAAGAAGGAGGAGGCAGCAAGCGAGCAGGATTACGAAAAGGCTGCAAGGCTCAGAGACGAAGAGCTCAGGCTAAGAGCAAAACTTGAAAGCCTCAAAGCCAAGTGGAAACAGGAAATGGCTGCCAACAGGCCTAAGGTAACAGAGGAGGATGTGGCAGAGGTGGTGGCAAGGTGGACGGGTATACCAGTAAAGAGGATACATGAGAACGATATGGAAAAGCTACTGCATATAGAGGAAGAGCTTCACAAGAGGGTGATAGGGCAAGATGATGCCATAAAGGCTGTAGCAAGAGCCATAAGAAGGTCAAGGGTTGGACTCAAGGGCAGACACAGGCCCATAGGTGTATTCCTCTTCCTTGGACCCACGGGAGTGGGAAAGACTGAAACTGCCAAGGCTCTTGCAGAGTATCTCTTTGGTTCTGAAGAGGCCCTTGTCAGGTTTGATATGTCCGAATACATGGAAAAGCATACAGTCTCAAGGCTGGTGGGTGCACCCCCGGGATATGTGGGCTACGAAGAGGGCGGACAGCTCACGGAGAAGGTAAGAAGAAGGCCCTACTCGGTGCTTCTTTTTGATGAAATAGAAAAGGCTCATCCCGACGTTTTCAACATATTCCTCCAGATATTTGACGACGGAAGGCTTACCGATGCCATGGGAAGAACGGTGGATTTTGCCAACACCATAATCATAATGACCTCCAACCTGGGTGCAAGGCTTATTGCCCACGGCTCTCAGATGGGCTTTGAGAAGAAGTTTGGCATGATAGACTACGAGCAGATGAAAAAGAATGTGCTTGACCAGGTAAAGAAGAGCTTCAGCCCCGAGTTTCTCAACAGGCTCGATGAAGTCATAGTATACAGACCGCTCGAGAAGGAGGATGTGGTAAAGATACTTGAGCTTCAGCTTGAACAGGTAAACAGAAGCCTTCATGAGTGGAATGTAAAGGTAAGGCTACACAAGAGTTTTGTAGACTGGATAATAGACAGGGAATACAAGCCAGAATACGGTGCAAGAAGTCTGAAAAGAGCACTTCAGCACCATGTGGAAGACCTTCTGGCGGAGGAGCTACTGAAGGGAACTCTCGCAGATGTGGAGCTCGTGGAGATAAGGGTCAAGGAAGATAAGCCCTACATAAAGCCGGTGAAGAAGAAGGAGAAGCTGGAGGCGATTTTTAACCAGTGAGGAGCTCAGCCGGGTTTTCCAGGGTAAAGACCCTGGATAGCCCCCCTCTTCCGCTTACACCTATTACCCTGTCTGCAAAGCTGGCGAGTACCTCTCTCAGTGTAACCACAATAAACTGAGCACCTTTTGACCTCTCCTTCAAGAGCTCTCCCACCCTTCTTGCGTTGGCCTCATCAAGGTGTGCATCCACCTCATCAAAGTAGTAAAAGGGTGATGGTCTGTAATCCTGTATGGCGAATATGAGGGACAGGGCAGCAAGGGTTTTTTCTCCACCTGATATAGCCTCCAGGTATTGCACCTCCTTGCCTCTGGGCTTTACCACCAGGCTTACACCCCCGGAAAGCGGGTCATCTTCCCTTTCAAGCACCATGTATGCCTTACCACCGGGTGAGAGCTCTGAGAAAATTCTTCTGAGATTTCTGTCAACCGCCTGAAAGGTCTCCATAAAAGCTCTGAGCTTCTTTGTCTCTACTTCCTGTATGAGCTCCTTTATGGACTCCTTTTCTTCCTTTAACCTTCTGTATCGCTCCTGATAATCTGAGTGCCTTTCCTCATATTCCCTGTATTCTTCCTCAGCCTTGAAGTTTACGCTACCAAGGGAAGATAGCTCCTTTATCACCTTTGAAAGCTCCTCTCTGAGCCTTCCGGAGCCCTCTTTTATCTCCACCACCTCCCCCTCATAGCCAAGCTCTCTTAGCCTGCTGAGGCTCTCCTTGTATCTCTCTTCAAGCTTTGCCCTCTCAAGCCAGAGCCTGTGAAGTTCCTCTTTGAGAGATTCTTCCTGAAACCTGAGCCTTCCAAGCTCTGACTGAAGGCTTCTGTGCTCCTCCTCAAGCCTGTCTTTTTTCCTGTATAGCTCATAGGCCTGCATATTCACATGCTTTAGCTCTTCCTCCAGCTGTTGCCTTTCTTTGCGGAGTTCCTCCAGTTCAAGACCTAACTTCTCAATCTCATCCTGAGCGCTTTCAACAAAGGCAAGCTTTCTCCCAATCTCCTTCTGAAGGCTCTCCTTCTCTATCTGAAGCTCTCTCAGCTTTAACTGATGGGAGTGTATGGATTCTCTGAGCTTCTCCATCTTCTGCTTCTCTTTTTCGTATTCGCGCCTCAGGT
The Aquificaceae bacterium genome window above contains:
- the dnaX gene encoding DNA polymerase III subunit gamma/tau, whose protein sequence is MYVPFARKYRPRRFSEVVGQDVAVRVLRNAVRLGKLSHAYLFAGPRGTGKTTLARILTRAINCLQPEEGEPCGRCENCLAIDRGSFPDLIEIDAASSRGIDDIRAIRDAVSYAPIRGKYKVYILDEAHMLTREAFNALLKTLEEPPPRTIFVLCTTEYEKIMPTILSRCQRLIFSKLREEEISEYLKSICEREDIQCEEKALITIAKISDGGMRDALSLLDQLSTYGEGRVNSEVLEEFLGIVSQERVRDFLRMLLSSEVDSALAFLNDLSHRGFNLPRFWDFLEEELRGLILYKSLKEPEKVMAVEDFHRSMGNIPLNALLYVEKVLNTARLDARSRDFLRACELAVIKTQIVRDIMPVGELLKYLQSPQSSSAVVQEQSERQEDPLKSLEGKLDTLVMEVLRRSRYEFKEDRLVFYIREKDLTEQDMQRIRSINPRIDFVVEKAQEESGLPPFVEKVKDMFGAKIISHEQRGKSKGASGKGS
- a CDS encoding ATP-dependent Clp protease ATP-binding subunit — encoded protein: MFEKFTEKARQIILQAREEAIELGHTYLGSEHILLSLIREEDLPSLVLTRFGLTQEKVRKAIMGQITRGSHSGEILFAPDAKRVLEFAVEEARILHHQFVGPEHLLIGIVREKTGLGGRILRGFGLDEYSVRREVLQILGELPPQETTKYAPTPNLDRFSRDLTQMAREGKLDPVIGREKEIERVIQILVRRRKNNPVLLGDPGVGKTAIVEGLAQRIAYKQVPDPLLNKRVVALDLAALVAGTKYRGQFEERLKNILKELEKAPNVILFIDEIHTLVGAGSAEGSIDASNMLKPALARGEIQVIGATTLDEYRKYIEKDGALERRFQPIIVDQPSQEDTIRILYGLKSKFEEFHNVEYKPEAIEKAVTLSERYITERNLPDKAIDVIDEAGSLVKLRAYQLPPDLRDIEEKIKEIEEKKEEAASEQDYEKAARLRDEELRLRAKLESLKAKWKQEMAANRPKVTEEDVAEVVARWTGIPVKRIHENDMEKLLHIEEELHKRVIGQDDAIKAVARAIRRSRVGLKGRHRPIGVFLFLGPTGVGKTETAKALAEYLFGSEEALVRFDMSEYMEKHTVSRLVGAPPGYVGYEEGGQLTEKVRRRPYSVLLFDEIEKAHPDVFNIFLQIFDDGRLTDAMGRTVDFANTIIIMTSNLGARLIAHGSQMGFEKKFGMIDYEQMKKNVLDQVKKSFSPEFLNRLDEVIVYRPLEKEDVVKILELQLEQVNRSLHEWNVKVRLHKSFVDWIIDREYKPEYGARSLKRALQHHVEDLLAEELLKGTLADVELVEIRVKEDKPYIKPVKKKEKLEAIFNQ
- a CDS encoding MFS transporter, which encodes MWDKGKAYRFIFLMGLVSLLSDFTYEGARGIIGPYLAFLGASALWVSLVSGLAELLGYWVRLLSGLVSDRLKSYWAFTLVGYALNLFAVPLLGFALSWQSASLLLFLERAGKGLRTPSRDALLSRATQVVGHGRGFGLHEFLDQLGAVLGPVCVALVLFLGLSYRSAFVLLFLPATLAMLLLLIARRSQVDRAEFKGTSWQKGSLSKNFYLYMLASCLVSMSFLQFPLIGFHLSQRLNFNGWEVALLFALAMGVDALSALFFGFLYDRIGFTSLLLGLSVGIFSPIFIFLTGQPVIAVILWGISLGVQESIMRSAVAELSSEGARGRAYGLFHFFYGLSAFLGGALMGMLYEFSLQILVLYSILLHLLALGLLFRLRLS
- the nth gene encoding endonuclease III, whose amino-acid sequence is MRKEDLPTVLQIMKREYPRWHAPIVKLIAQKRKDPLSALLCALLSTRTRDETTAEVCKRFLERIKSPQDLLKMDLDELQRLIHPVGFYRNKAKHLKELARQLVEEFGGKVPDTMEDLLRLRGVGRKVANIVLSEGFGKPAIAVDVHVHRISNRWGLVRTRNPEETEKALMQVVPQEYWRDYNRLLVAFGQTICRPVRPKCGECPVSAWCDYYRNNYGL